In Theobroma cacao cultivar B97-61/B2 chromosome 7, Criollo_cocoa_genome_V2, whole genome shotgun sequence, the genomic window TCCTACcaaacatattgaaattatTCTTAAGCTTCCTTTCAtcgttttttttgtttttacttttttttacaaCTAGTTATAAATTAAGTGAgaaataaatgacaaaaaagtgaaagcataattaattaaaaattagcaAATGACTAcggtaaaaaaaataaataaatggtaaaattatattaaaaccATTTCATTATTTagaatattatatatatatttaatttatcaaaaacttattttgattTACTCAAACATGCTTATCAGGTCAAGTCCACTAAGTCTTTCATTACCATGTTAGTTTGCTTATATTTCCCTGTTATCTGCTTTAGATTCTTTTCAACCAAGTTGTAGATCCATGGCAGAAGCAATTCCATATGGAACGGTCAGTAACATCTTGTCCAAGTTGGTGTGGCTTGCTGGGCAAGAGCTTGGCTTTATTTTCGGGCTGAATACTGATCTGGAGAAGCTTCAAGAGACTCTCAGCACCATAAACGCCGTCCTTCGTGATGCTGAGGAGAAACAGGAGAGCAACCATGCCGTGGACAACTGGATAATTCGGCTGCAAGATGTTGTCTTTGATGCAGAGGACTTGCTGGACGAATTTGACTATGCGATCCTGCGCCAGAAGGTGCGTCCTCGGGGACAGGTATACAAGTTCTTTTCATCCTCCAACCCTCTAGTATTTCGTCTTAAGATGGGTCATAGATTTAAGGAGATTAGAGAGAGGCTGGATGCGGTTGCAGCAgatatttttaagtttaacttGAGTCGGAGAGTTGTAGTGCTGGATAGTCAAGCTAAGAAAATTGACAGGGAGACTGCCTCAAAGGTGAGATCGGAATTAATAAtagggagagagaaagagaaagagcaGATTATAGAATCATTGTTGAAGGAGCAAAATCATGGTGACAGCATCTCCAATATTGTTGCCATTGTTGGGTTTGGAGGTTTAGGAAAGACCTCACTTGCTCGGTTGGTGTATAATGATGCAAGAGTAACAAACTTCTCCAAACGGATATGGGTGTGTGTTTCTGaagaatttaatatttatataatttttaagaaaattttgaagtctttGGTAGATGACAAAGTGGATGATTTGGATCTAGATAAAGTGCAAAGAAAACTTGAAGAAAATTTAGAAGGGGAGAGATATTTACTTGTATTGGATGATGTGTGGAATGAAGACGCTTCAAAGTGGAATGATTTTTTGCAGTATCTGGTGTTTGGTGCTCCCGGAAGTAAAATTCTTGTGACAACTCGTAGCAAGACAGTTGCATCTACAATGGGGGTCCAACTACCTTACCTTTTAAAAGGTCTCAATGACAATCAATCTTGGGCTTTGTTTGAGCAAGTGGCATTTCTAGGACAACGCCAAATCGATCCAAAGCTCAGAGAAATTGGAAAAGATGTTGCACAAAGGTGCAAAGGAGTTCCTCTTGCTATCAAATGTTTGGGAGGTTTGATGAGACAGAAGCCTAATGAAAAGTATTGGTTGTctgttaaagaaaatgaaatgtgGAAGTTACTTAAAGAAGATGATGGTGTTTTCCCAGTTTTAAGATTAAGTTACATTCACTTACCTAATCATTTAAAACAATGTTTTGCCTTCTgttcaatttttccaaaagATTGCAGGATATCTAAGGACATGTTAATCCATTTATGGGGAGCTCAAGGTTACATTCAATGGATGGAAAATGAGCGTATACAAGACATTGGTGATGAATACTTTAATGATTTATTCTCAAGATCATTTTTTCAAGAGGAAAAGAGAGATGAGACAGGCAATATTGTTAGTTGTAAAATGCATGACCTTATCCATGATCTTGCATTATTAGTTGCAAAATGTAGTTTTTATTTGCTGAaggttgaaaaagaaaaaattccAAAAGGAGTACGTCATGTGTCACTTGAATGCAAACCTTCTGAGATGTTTTTGACGCGCTTGTCGAAAGCAAAGGGGATAAGGACTATGTATTTTCGGGAATACACTCTCCAGGATTTATTCATTCGAAATACAATTTTTTCAAGGTTCAATTATTTACGTATGTTGAATTTGTGTAAGATAGACATTGACATTTTGCCAAATTCAATTGGAAAATTAAAACACTTGAGATACCTTGATCTTTCTTGTAATTATCAGATGGAAGTGCTCCCGGATGCAATAGTCAAATTGCACAAGTTGCAAACTCTATTACTCTATGATTGCAGGAAGCTTAAAGAGTTACCAAGAGATATACGACAATTGATTAGTTTGGAATATCTCAATATTGATCAGTGCAATGGACTACAGTACTTGCCAAAAGGGTTAGGGGAATTGACTTCGCTACAAACATTGCATAGATTTATTGTGAATAGTTTCTCAACTGCAGCCACGTTGAATGAGTTGAGGGACCTAGATGACCTTGGAAACTACTTAAGCATTGAAAACTTAGATGATGTGAAGAATGTGGAATTAGAATCTATGGAGGCAAATTTAAAGACAAAGAAGCGGCTTCAGTCTTTGAAATTAGATTGGTGGACCTATCCACGAGGGGACGATAAAAAGGACGAGTTGTTGTTGGATAATCTTCAGCCACATCCTAATTTGAAAAAGCTGGAGGTATTGAGGTATGAAGGGGCAAAGTTTTCGGCTTGGCTATCTTCCCTGAATAATTTAGTCAAACTTCAAATTTGCATTAGTTACAATTGCCAACACCTGCCACCCTTGCATCATCTTTCATCTCTCCAGTGTCTTATTCTTGAGtatttgaaagttttagaaCACGTGGCAGATGATGGCAAGGAAGATAACCATTCTTTCCCCGTGCCTTGTTCCACTCCAAGAACATCATTCTTCCCATCACTTAAGATTCTTAAGATCCGAGGATGTCCCAAACTCCAAGGATGGTGGAGGACAAAGAATGAGAACCAAGGATCAACCGCTGAGTTGCCTTGCTTTCCTTGCCTTTCCAAGTTAGAAATCGAGGACTGCCAAAACTTAACCTCCATGCCGCTCTTTCCATTTCTCGACGACGATTTGACTTTGAAAGGTACTAGTGTAAGGCCTTTGCAACAAACattgaagatgaagatgacCAAGGCTAGCATGACATCAGAAGCATCATCATCGAGAAGCACATGTCATTCTTATTCCTATTCTTCGACTGCCCTTCCTCTCTCCAATTTGAAGCGCTTGACTCTTGATTCCATTAATGGTCTAGAAGGTCTATCAGAGGAGTTTCTGCAAAATCTCACTTCGCTTGTCTACTTACAATTTAAATATGATTGTCAATTGCTGCCGCAAAAGATGAACAGCCTCACCTCTTTACAAGAATTGCATATTGAGTATTGTCCTGATCTGAGGGTTTTACCGGACTGGATACCAAATCTCACTTCTCTCATAACACTTACAATTTGGTATTGCCCTGAATTACAATACTTGCCAGAAGGGATGCATCGCCTTGCCTCTTTACAACGATTGTCTATTCGAGGATGTCCCCAATTGTCAAAAAGATGTAAAAAGGAGACCGGAATCCATTGGCCTCACATTGCTCACATCCCATCTATTGTAATTGATGGGCGATGAATTCAATGTTGATCATACTGTATAGGTAAccatatttttcttcacattTGTTTACATTTTCTCCCTTTACCTGAAAATCCCTTATTCAATGTTGATCATTTGTTTAGACTGAATTCAATGTCTATTCATATTGAAATGGCAATTGGTGCCGAATATAGGtaatcatatttttcttcacCTCTGTTTATATTTTCTCCCTTTATCtgataatttccttttttttcgtGCATTTGGATGGTTAATACTTTGTTCTATGCATGTAACCCAAGCCGAATAATGATTCGCCAATGCAAAAGTGGATTTAATCTAGACTCTGCTACTTCTTTCTAATTATGTGGACTAacaatattgattttttttttcttactttgaattttcctttcctaagttaaatattattaatccTTGAGTGAAAGGACTTTGAACTGTGACCAGAACTTGATGTCAATGTTCTGCCAGTATTTCACAGCAATTgggaactttttttttcttgtttcaatCTCACATTCTTCAAtcataaacttaaattttaagGATTTAGAATCCCACTAGCTCTAGATGGAACCCTTGTAAAGATAACGTACtgacaaatttgaaaaaaaaaaactgcagTATATGTACACAACTTATCAAATTATTCtgatttttcactttgttatATCAATTCCTAACAATCTTTTAAATGTTTCCTTTCAGTTTTTCCAGTGATGGTGAGGACCTGGAGGAGATAGATGTGACGTGAATATTCTCATGGAGTTGATGAATAGATTATTGTCAGTAGTTTCACTTCCCCTGTTTTTATGCATGGATCAATGCAAAGTCATCTCATATACAATGAGACAACATTGGATTTTCGTGTCATATCTTTTCAGAAGctaaaccaaaaataaatggaaaacGATCGTGAGACAGATTGCTGCTGTCACAGAGATTCTAAGTAATTGAAACACTGGTGAAATGTgagaatcttttttttttacagatttatatatttcttcatttttctatcTTGTCTTCAAGAAAGTGACTAATACTGTGACCTCTTCCTTTCAACAAGCAGATGGAATGAAGTATTAACCTCAGAATATTGTTTTTTCCCCAGTTTCCCTGAGGATTTGCAACTACAAGTTTGTTAGAGGGCTTATCTCCACTCAAGACTCTTGAGCTGAAAGCTAGAAATAATAGAAAACAATGTGAAAGTCTACTTGTACATGTCCCGTTGTATCCTTTGTGACGAGGAGATTTTGCTATGGGTAATGTTTCCTACTCTTCCAGTTGTAGGAACTTGCTCTTGTAAAGAATATATTGACatcatttttgtcttttttttttttaatgtgttTATAATGGGatgtgacatttttttttcattgtttgaAGGAGGATGATCTGATCTTGTTAATTTCCTTTCATAGCACTATGGCAGAACAATTGTTGATTTTGCTGTATAGGTAGTTATCCTGTTTGAGCCACCAATTCCTTTCGGTGTGGCTGAACGTTGGCAATTGTGCAGGTTTATGCTCAAGCCAATCTGTTTATGCCATTGGGAGTCTTAAGACGATGACTAAAGACTACCTAAGGAATGCTGGCTTTGAAGCAATTTAATAAAtcacctttcaaaaaaaaaaatttgttgaacTGAAACCAGGGGAAATTTCTAATGGTAAACTTGATTACTTATTTGGTTTGTCTTATCAGTTTCATTTGCTTTCAATAGGGAAACCATTAACACCCAACTTCATACTTCTTTCTGCATGTCTTTGTTGGGTTTATGAACTTTATCTGATAGTTTGAGAGAGTACGTGCAGATTTCAACTTACCAATGCCTATGTGAAGAAGAGTACTACAATCTGTGGATTGGAAGCTTTACTCTCAACAGCGTTTATCACATCATAGTTTTAAGGAGTGACTATGTATGTTACAGTTTCAATGCAATTCTATGTGAGAGTTAAATTTTGCTGTGTGTTTAACTTCAGTAAAGACTAGGtgatgaaaataattgaaCAGCTTGACCTCTGGTTTCATTTAGATAACAACAACTGCACAGCATGCGACTCTTTCACCTTTTCTTCCAAGAAGTAAGCCTTGGTCTAACGATCTTGAATTTAAGGTAAATTAGCTTATCAATTATGACTATGCATTGTAGtttctttagtttttgttctttgattttttttcatatcttTTTCCTCAATGCTTCTTTATGACAATGGTTTTTTTTACTAGTTATCTGTGAAAGGAGGCAAGCAACACTTGCTAGGTAGTGGCTCGAGTGATTGGGAGAAGTGCCTGGATCAGCTAAACTGGTTGGAAAACCCTTTTGCTTCtttcaaaatcaataatgCTTCCATCTCGGTCATTCTTGGAGGTCTTTGTGCagtggcttcaatcctagtcTTTAGACCTTTACTACATTAACCCAAACTGTGAAGGGACCTAAATACAAAGGTTCTTTCACAATATATATGGAGAAGACTTTTGGGATAGTGTTCCGAAAcactacaaaaaaattgaattttaatcACATTTGTTTAGACAGACAGTTTTTTTGTatggtaaaattttaaaaaagtgcAACTACTTAAACTTTTAGCTTCACTTTTTTCACATTTAGTggcaatataaaaaaaatgcaatcTTTGTAAGTGTATGCAATTTCTATCGTTACAATTTATTCATAATAcatctaaaaatttatataatgaaATTAGATCTACAAAAATGTTCTAAAAAACATAAAGACTAACATGAAATCAGAAGCATCATCATCCTTGTCATCCACGAGCACTTGTCATCCTTATTCGTATTCATCAACTTCCCTTCATCTCTCCAATTTAAAGCGTTTGATTCTCCAATTTCTCTTTACAGCAATTGTCAATTCGTGAATGTCCCCAGTTGTCGAAAAGATGTGAAAAGGGAACCGGAATCCAGTGGCCTCACATTGCTCACATCACATCTATTGTAATTGATGGGCGATGACTTCAATGTTGATCATACTGTATAGGTAAGCATATTTTCCTTCACATTTGTTTACATTTTCTCCCTTTACCTGAAAATtccttattcatttttttttcttcctggATTTGGATAATTCATACTTTGTTCTATGCATGTAATCCAAGTCGGTATACCGATTCACTTATGCAAAAGTGGATTTAATCTAGACTCTGTTACTTCTTTCTAGCTACGTGAagtaataatataaattttatttttcttttcttacattGAATTTTCCTTTCCTAAGTTAAATGTTATTAATAATTGAGAGAAAGGGCTTTGAACTGACACCATAACTTGATGTCAAAGCTCAACCAGTATTTCACAACAATTGGGAATTTTTTCCTCGTTTAAATCTCTCATTCTTCATTTATAAGTTTAAGCATTTAGGATCTTGCTAGCTCTAGATGGGAGCATTGTACTGATAGCAAACTTAAACTATgagcattaaattttatactcctatacaaacaaatttgaaaaaaaaaatacagcaGCATAAAtgtattcaattttattttgattactGTCAATAGTTTCACTTCTCCTGTTTTGATGCATTGATCAATGCAAAATCATCTCTTACCAATTTTATTCACTTTCTATAAAAAAACCATTAACATCCAACTTCATACTTCGTTCTGCATGTCTTAATTGGGATTATGGACTTTTTCTGACAGTTTGAGAGAGTACATACGGATTTCAACTTGCCAATGCCATTGTGAAGAAGTGTACTAGAATCTGTGGATTGGAAGCTTTACTCTCAACAGCATCATCGTATTATAATTTGAAGGACTGAGTATCTATGTTACAGTTTAATGACAATTCTATGTGAGAGTTAAATTTTGCTTTGagtatttaaattcaataaagGCTAGCAGatgaaaatagtttaacagCTTGAACTCTGGTTTCCTTTTAGATAACAACGACTGCACAGCATGCGACTCTCTCACCATTTCTTCCCAAGATGTGAGCTTGGTCTAACGGTCTTGAATTCAAGGTAAATTGGTTTTTCATTTATTGCCCTATTATATATGAGGAATTTGCTGTGTATAGAATCTGCAATAATTTTCCATTGCTCTAATGTTTAAGATTTCCATTTTCCATCGAAAATAATGTTTaagattttcatttattatgaATTGTTTGCTTGCTAATTATCATTATATTCAGTTTGATTCAGCATCTATATTTTTCACTACAGTATTTGTCAAAGGTATTCCTCTTTTGACAAGATAATGTTAATAGACCTGAAGTAAATCTCATTTACCCTCTCACCATGAATGTAGGCTATGaagataatttttgtaaatttttttttgtttttatcatACTCAATTGTTTACTTTGCtatttatcattaaatttggGTTCGGCTAGCAGTTGGGttctatatttataattttcacTATGTTATTATAAAAGGCATTAGTATATCCCAAAATGCATCAAGTGAAACTATCATAAATGTTTCAATTGTAATAGTGTAAGAAAGattattaaattgaaatttctcaatttcaagatggattaattttttataaatgtcCCTACAACTAGGTAATTGGCATTAATTAGAAATATTTCCTACTTAAAATTTgccattaattataaatattttgttttaaaaaaacacaaaatgtGGATAATACTCAATCGTActcttaatttatataatttgacATAAGCCAGAGATccataaatataattttgtatAAACAGTATATGGAAACAGTGCCAGCATTTGCACTGCCAAAGGAAGAAACAGCCATGGTTGGTTGATCAGAGCTAGGATTGTATTGGTAACGAACCAGTCCTTTAGGAAACAAAACTAGAAATAAACTGAGAAGTCTCTGTATCGTTAGTGTTGCTCTGCCAAAACTGGAAATAATCACAGTTAAAGGTGCTTCTAAACTAAAGCAATTATTTGGGGATGAAGAGAAATAACAGTGCTCCGTACTATTACTGATTTAGGAGCAAACTCTCATCACAGGTCAATTTTGCATTAGAGAGAATTTCAtttattcaaaagaaaaaagtgaagCTCCATGAAATTTTTGGTCCCTTGCCTTACACTTGCGTCCTCGCAAGTCCCATCTTTTGCCATAACACTTCGTGGAAAGCCAACCGGGGTCCTTAACAGAGCATCTGACAGAGACTTAGTCAAAATACTTCTTCCCTTAGAATACGGTCTCTATTAATGGTGGTGAATGCCTTGCTGTCCAACTAGTATAAAGTAAAAGTAGCGGAGTCAGATTTGGGGCCTTGTCTTCCACTAAGgattaaaaattgaataagaACAGTAGgaacaataaaatagaaacagatttcaaagaaaataagtctTTGCTGAAACTTTTTCTGTAACTTCAGTTGGTCACTAGGATTTGAAGCAGATTTAAAGCTAAAGTATCTATAAAAAGGAGCTCAAATCTATAACAAATAGATCCATCAAATGGACTGACAACAGGTTTCTTAGGCACCCCCTAAATCATCATAACTAGATTTCATCCAAATCCAATTTGACTTATCtgtcttcctttcttttatcttttatttttaaaaacaaaacgcGTATTCAACTAATTGTACAGTATTTGGATATGAAAGTTGGTGGTGTTATGTTACTTCGAAGAAAAACAATAGTTCAAAAGTGCTCATGATTCCATGTCCCACTAGAAATTGTGGGTAGTTGGAAAATTTCCTATAGAATTACATCCTCTTGCCATAACACTTCCTGGAAACACAAGCAGGGTCCTTAACAGAAAATCAGAGAGAGAATCATcaaagtttattaattttctataCCTACTcttattacaaaattttttactcattgagagaaaaaaatgcttGGGTGAGTCTTTAGTTTCCTAGAGAAGACTAACCCAAGCATACATTCATCCTGATCTGTACACTTAAGCATCACAGACGGGTTCACCTGTGAACAAAAAATAGGCCATCTGGTGTGTATATTTTCTATTCCTATCTTGTAATTTACAATTCACCCATTACATCCCCATAAACAAAAAAGGCAGGGGCTTGAGGCCACCCTGACCAAAAGAGAAGACATTATTATGTTTAAGATCACAAAAATGAAGCCAATTTTACATTAGTTAGAATTTCCTTTAATAGAGTGTCTTTGTTCATGGTGGCATTAATATTGTGTTCAATGTAACCATGAATCAAATATATCTGGAAAGATTTCGAGAATCTCCTCTTTACTTTGGTATATTTGATTTCCGCATTACACTTAATTCACTCCACATAAGAGTCATAAAGCAAAAGATGTTTGGGTCCattgttatttgaataaaaaaaataacaataaaaaagagaCTCGGAAATAAATCTATAACTCAAAACTGCTCATGATTCTGTGTCCCTCTAGTAGAAAAGGGAGAGAAGCATTGTTTGGGTGGCATTTATATCTATAACTAGAGTGCAATGCAGATGAGATTGGGAATAAGGTAAAACCAACAACATTTACCTACAATTTTCAAAGTGTGGACCCACTATCACATGTTCTTTGGGGAAGAATTAGAGAAGGAGGTGGAGAAGGGGGATTCATTTTCGTTCAAACTCCCAATCAAAAAATGAGACAGATACACTTGAATTAGTCTTTCTAAGAGAGAATTAGTCAATCACAAGGCAAAAGATGTTGGGGCCCTTGTCTTCCACTAAGGAtttgaataagaaaaatagtaaaaataaaaacaaaaagagattCCAGAGAAAACAAGTCTTTGCCTTAGAGTTTCTACTTTAATTTCTGCTGTTTTCCTGGCCTTCTGCATGCAAAGTTGATTTCTACTTCAGTTTTCTTTGAACtcaaaaacaataagaaaaaaacctTCACTAACAGCGTTAGTGCTTGTA contains:
- the LOC18593635 gene encoding putative disease resistance RPP13-like protein 1; this encodes MAEAIPYGTVSNILSKLVWLAGQELGFIFGLNTDLEKLQETLSTINAVLRDAEEKQESNHAVDNWIIRLQDVVFDAEDLLDEFDYAILRQKVRPRGQMEVLPDAIVKLHKLQTLLLYDCRKLKELPRDIRQLISLEYLNIDQCNGLQYLPKGLGELTSLQTLHRFIVNSFSTAATLNELRDLDDLGNYLSIENLDDVKNVELESMEANLKTKKRLQSLKLDWWTYPRGDDKKDELLLDNLQPHPNLKKLELQLPTPATLASSFISPVSYS